A window of Sulfurimonas gotlandica GD1 contains these coding sequences:
- a CDS encoding PP2C family serine/threonine-protein phosphatase gives MNGNIWSGWGVSQIGPLHIKNNIPNQDAYVVKQFSWGIIGIVCDGLGSKSYSHIGSNALVKSVVQASKIFDFDAKDRVLFEPLVRDLWKMNINPYTADETATTLLFGIVKNKKIYIGRVGDGAIAVLGTNSRLIEEDKDSFTNYTTPFGRETLIEWKIYAEEEVDNIVLCSDGISEDIKKERMLDFFKNYVSNYKKLSPLKRNKEIKKWLENWPVRGHTDDKTIVTLIKESNE, from the coding sequence ATGAATGGTAATATATGGAGTGGCTGGGGAGTATCTCAAATTGGTCCGCTTCACATTAAAAATAATATTCCCAACCAAGATGCATATGTTGTAAAACAGTTCAGTTGGGGAATAATAGGCATTGTATGTGATGGATTAGGAAGTAAAAGTTATTCTCATATTGGATCTAATGCACTGGTTAAATCAGTTGTTCAAGCAAGTAAAATATTTGATTTTGATGCAAAGGATAGAGTACTATTTGAGCCACTAGTCCGAGATTTATGGAAAATGAATATTAACCCTTATACAGCAGATGAGACAGCTACAACTTTACTTTTTGGAATAGTGAAAAATAAAAAAATATATATTGGTAGAGTTGGCGATGGTGCTATCGCTGTTTTAGGAACTAATAGCAGACTAATAGAAGAAGATAAAGATTCGTTTACAAACTACACAACTCCATTTGGAAGAGAAACATTGATAGAATGGAAAATTTATGCTGAAGAAGAAGTTGATAATATAGTACTTTGCAGTGACGGTATATCTGAAGATATTAAAAAAGAGCGGATGTTAGACTTTTTTAAAAATTATGTTTCCAATTATAAAAAATTATCTCCATTAAAAAGAAATAAAGAGATAAAAAAATGGTTAGAGAACTGGCCTGTTCGTGGTCATACTGATGATAAAACTATTGTTACACTTATAAAGGAATCAAATGAATAA
- a CDS encoding SMI1/KNR4 family protein yields the protein MNEWQLNIELNDNSIKNIEKYIQKKLPVELMSFLMEANASYPKNDRFKVESSEYIVNNILNFNESSEESFYDSFDNLKENIKDFIPLAKDGFGNYYLIDLDNLKVYFYNHENNGIQYLFDFDKFIEALS from the coding sequence ATGAATGAATGGCAATTAAATATTGAACTTAATGATAACAGTATAAAAAATATTGAAAAATATATTCAAAAGAAACTACCTGTAGAGTTGATGAGTTTTTTAATGGAAGCAAATGCATCCTATCCTAAAAATGATAGATTCAAAGTAGAAAGTAGTGAGTATATTGTAAATAATATATTAAATTTCAATGAAAGTTCCGAGGAGTCATTCTATGATTCATTTGATAATTTAAAAGAAAATATAAAAGATTTTATACCTTTGGCAAAGGATGGCTTTGGAAATTATTACTTAATAGATTTGGATAATTTAAAAGTTTATTTTTATAACCATGAAAACAATGGAATTCAATATTTATTTGATTTTGATAAATTTATTGAAGCTTTGAGCTAG
- a CDS encoding serine/threonine-protein kinase: protein MNKYIDEFNNTHYIDEELGRGGQGVVYKTKDADTVIKLVLSNDQTITNSDEIKKIHQKIKKLIFKPLPNNINIAKPLAVLKNEAGYVMNLLDGMEPFSSLFPSELSKEKAKKIVIPDFLLDLSQNDERSAIYFTYYLETGGLRKRLYSLSRLAITLYRLHIRGLIYFDISHNNIFLNQDDIPLVYLIDADNIEYESINKNVIFTPNFEVPEVVRGEANSLYSDIFAFGILSFLTLTTTHPFNGSGNKESDWDSDTYSKQQWELPWIEDGNDNSNKSKAGLRHNLAITNELDLLFHKLFEEGKDDKFKRPTLPIWIETLEKAATKTIKCNNCKMSYYDEIFEKCPYCDSKKPKRLIVKSYLYKDGQKLKERWKYITEITDNTKRIELPMYLFKSFDILKIDDTFLEINFIKKTRVDLYFEKEKENIYFQSKTPMVNTRKGIGLTKFEEGIKIIIEDVKNTTILVEIEIVK from the coding sequence ATGAATAAATATATTGATGAATTTAATAATACACACTATATAGATGAAGAATTAGGTCGTGGTGGACAAGGTGTTGTATATAAAACAAAAGATGCGGATACAGTAATAAAATTAGTATTATCAAATGATCAAACTATTACAAATAGTGATGAAATAAAAAAAATCCATCAAAAAATAAAAAAACTAATATTCAAACCTTTGCCAAATAATATAAATATAGCGAAGCCATTAGCGGTTCTTAAAAATGAAGCTGGATACGTAATGAACCTTCTAGATGGCATGGAGCCATTTTCTTCTTTATTTCCAAGTGAACTTTCAAAGGAAAAAGCAAAAAAGATTGTGATTCCTGATTTTTTGTTAGATCTTAGTCAAAATGATGAACGAAGTGCAATATATTTTACATACTATTTAGAAACTGGAGGACTAAGAAAAAGACTTTATAGTTTAAGTAGATTAGCAATAACTTTATATCGGCTTCACATAAGAGGACTTATATATTTTGACATTTCTCATAATAATATTTTTCTTAATCAAGATGATATACCTTTAGTTTATCTTATAGATGCGGATAATATTGAATATGAATCAATAAATAAAAATGTTATTTTTACCCCTAATTTTGAAGTACCTGAAGTTGTAAGAGGAGAAGCAAATTCATTATACAGTGATATTTTTGCTTTTGGAATATTATCGTTTTTAACTCTCACAACCACTCATCCTTTTAATGGTTCTGGCAATAAGGAATCAGATTGGGATAGTGATACTTATTCAAAACAGCAATGGGAATTACCATGGATAGAAGATGGTAATGATAACTCAAATAAAAGCAAAGCTGGATTAAGACACAATCTAGCAATAACAAATGAATTAGATTTACTTTTTCATAAACTCTTTGAAGAAGGGAAAGATGATAAATTTAAAAGACCTACATTACCAATTTGGATAGAAACATTGGAAAAAGCAGCGACAAAAACTATCAAATGTAATAATTGCAAGATGAGTTATTATGATGAAATATTTGAAAAATGTCCATATTGTGATAGTAAAAAGCCTAAAAGATTGATTGTAAAATCTTATTTATACAAGGATGGCCAAAAATTAAAAGAACGATGGAAATATATTACTGAGATAACAGATAATACAAAAAGAATTGAATTACCAATGTACCTTTTTAAATCCTTTGATATTTTAAAAATTGATGATACTTTCTTAGAAATAAATTTTATTAAAAAAACAAGAGTAGATCTCTATTTTGAAAAAGAAAAAGAAAATATATACTTTCAATCTAAAACACCAATGGTTAATACGAGAAAAGGGATTGGATTAACAAAATTTGAAGAAGGCATAAAGATAATTATAGAAGATGTAAAAAATACAACAATATTAGTAGAGATCGAGATAGTAAAATGA
- a CDS encoding FtsK/SpoIIIE domain-containing protein, whose protein sequence is MKEYIEYLYNLEDSFQEQQNANDIIEQDYPSDTLPTNKYNERKQRIEKVKKDFESKFQKNITLLDKKIKSIRNLQPHLTQLSITKKDKFPNFIIFGRMKIDHKTIKDDLYIPRVLPFPIEKAFYSYKLESMHYIQQFILRVLQVSPLNKLEFVLIDTLTIGKSLSFIRGVLDNDFIYKQRILTYSDEIEESLKHTADYLESLIQKQLVGYKDWNEFNSENSKSILPLKVIVMVGVPEQFSNNSLMYLKRIIKFGPKVGILPLLIIEDNGKIEDIKELLVEYGNELENIKFQFKEKFKILELEDSLELLPSKDELNKLLNNINDFYAKESQIKSEIDELWDENAFWQSNSTDGLKIPIGWDINQEKVYFKIGFDDSEHHTLIGGRSGSGKSNLLHVMIQNIAYFYPPDEVELFLLDYKEGVEFNSYVSPPLLHSSLIAIHSDINYGQTFLEYIIEEKNKRSQLFKNEKVKDFKEYRESNNTLSRLVIIIDEFQVLFSIKNSKRIEDLFNEILRKGRSYGIHLILSTQTLKGIEAISISQLKSQIGNRIALVMSEEDSMSILSTQNVEAARLKGKPEVIYNDMGGVRDGNKKSFIPYASRKNQDKLLKLINEQNYKKDINIYNGMTLPDLPNENFFKKSNFEFYLGKELNFQENEFKIEFKKEIGNNLIVSGRGKIEKQNIINTIVENLLNNSKIQNIYYIAQDEEIALDRLIKTYSANIFNEDLEKNSFILIDSFDGLNELHPKQSFGGMQKELSLADKFKDIVEYGYKNNIYVILFIDNYKRVQMKQRDFLSLFELRYGFNLNEENANSLLSISNTSMIKSIPKNQGVFSNLITSDIVYFKPYKAKND, encoded by the coding sequence TTGAAAGAGTATATTGAGTATTTATATAATTTAGAAGATTCTTTTCAAGAACAACAAAATGCAAATGATATTATTGAGCAAGACTATCCATCAGACACATTACCTACAAATAAATATAATGAAAGAAAGCAAAGAATAGAAAAAGTGAAAAAAGATTTTGAAAGTAAGTTTCAAAAGAATATCACTCTGCTTGATAAAAAAATAAAATCTATTAGAAACTTACAACCACATTTAACACAACTAAGTATTACAAAAAAAGATAAATTTCCAAATTTTATAATATTTGGAAGAATGAAAATAGATCATAAAACTATAAAAGATGACCTCTACATACCTAGAGTGTTACCTTTCCCAATTGAAAAAGCATTCTATTCTTACAAATTAGAAAGTATGCATTATATTCAGCAATTTATCTTAAGAGTTCTTCAAGTTTCTCCGTTAAATAAGCTTGAATTTGTTTTAATTGATACTTTAACTATAGGGAAATCGTTGTCTTTTATAAGAGGAGTTTTAGATAATGATTTTATATATAAACAAAGAATATTAACATATAGTGATGAAATAGAAGAGAGTTTAAAGCATACTGCTGATTATCTTGAAAGTTTAATACAGAAACAATTAGTAGGATATAAAGATTGGAATGAATTTAATAGTGAAAATTCAAAATCTATTTTACCACTAAAAGTTATTGTTATGGTGGGTGTACCTGAACAATTTTCAAACAATAGTTTAATGTATTTAAAACGGATTATTAAATTTGGTCCAAAAGTTGGTATCTTACCACTTTTAATTATTGAAGACAATGGAAAGATTGAGGATATAAAAGAGTTGTTAGTTGAATATGGTAACGAGTTAGAAAATATAAAATTCCAATTTAAAGAAAAGTTTAAAATACTTGAACTTGAAGATTCATTAGAATTACTGCCAAGTAAAGATGAATTAAATAAACTATTAAACAATATCAATGATTTTTATGCAAAAGAATCTCAAATAAAAAGTGAAATTGATGAGTTATGGGATGAAAATGCATTTTGGCAATCTAATTCAACTGATGGACTCAAAATACCAATTGGATGGGATATAAATCAAGAAAAGGTGTATTTTAAAATAGGATTTGATGACTCTGAACATCACACTTTAATAGGTGGAAGAAGTGGAAGTGGTAAATCTAATTTACTCCATGTAATGATTCAGAACATTGCTTATTTTTATCCGCCTGATGAAGTTGAGCTGTTCTTATTAGACTATAAAGAAGGCGTTGAATTTAACAGTTATGTTAGTCCTCCTCTTTTGCACTCTTCACTTATTGCTATTCATAGTGATATAAACTATGGGCAAACTTTTTTAGAATATATTATTGAAGAAAAAAACAAAAGATCCCAATTATTTAAAAATGAAAAAGTAAAAGATTTTAAAGAATATAGAGAAAGCAATAATACACTATCAAGATTAGTAATTATTATAGATGAATTTCAAGTTTTATTTAGTATAAAAAATTCTAAAAGAATTGAAGATTTATTTAACGAAATATTAAGAAAAGGTAGAAGTTATGGCATACACTTAATCCTTTCTACTCAAACATTGAAAGGTATAGAAGCAATCTCAATATCACAATTAAAAAGTCAAATTGGCAATAGAATAGCATTGGTTATGAGTGAAGAAGATTCTATGTCTATTTTAAGTACCCAAAATGTAGAAGCTGCCAGATTAAAGGGAAAACCTGAAGTTATTTATAATGATATGGGAGGAGTAAGAGATGGAAATAAAAAGTCTTTTATTCCTTATGCTTCCAGAAAAAATCAAGATAAACTACTTAAATTAATTAATGAACAAAATTATAAAAAAGATATCAATATATATAATGGTATGACTTTGCCAGATTTACCAAATGAAAACTTTTTTAAGAAAAGTAACTTTGAATTTTACTTAGGTAAAGAGCTAAACTTTCAAGAGAATGAATTTAAAATTGAATTTAAAAAAGAGATTGGAAACAATCTTATTGTATCTGGTCGTGGAAAAATTGAAAAGCAAAATATTATAAATACTATTGTAGAAAATTTACTAAACAACAGCAAGATACAAAATATTTATTATATAGCACAAGATGAAGAAATTGCACTTGACCGTCTTATTAAAACATATAGTGCAAATATTTTTAATGAAGATTTAGAAAAAAATAGTTTTATTCTAATAGATTCTTTTGATGGGTTGAATGAATTACATCCTAAACAAAGTTTTGGAGGAATGCAAAAAGAATTGTCCCTAGCTGATAAATTTAAGGATATAGTTGAATATGGCTATAAAAATAATATATATGTAATTTTATTTATAGATAATTATAAAAGAGTTCAAATGAAACAACGAGATTTTTTATCATTATTTGAGCTTAGATATGGCTTTAATCTTAATGAAGAAAATGCCAATTCTTTACTATCTATTTCAAATACATCAATGATTAAATCAATACCAAAAAATCAAGGAGTATTTTCAAACCTTATTACTTCTGATATAGTTTATTTTAAACCGTATAAGGCTAAAAATGATTAA